From a region of the Impatiens glandulifera chromosome 4, dImpGla2.1, whole genome shotgun sequence genome:
- the LOC124935562 gene encoding homeobox protein knotted-1-like 2, which produces MDDHHDHHAYAPQSASEYCSDTHLSYVLPPSHPPPPPPPPTSANNLMILNNDQNFSSNSFMLPSNQQLFLGVSALSSSETASIAGIGSEENNSDTIRAKIASHPLYPKVVQAFLDCQKVIAPPEMADFLHDFDQSNRPESASLGTDPELDEFMEIYCGMLAKCKSDLAKPFDEATAFLRDTEAQLSSLCSCAPISNVSDGGGAGSSEVDSGKEGDGKALLVGDELKAEEYEEIKEKLVCRYSGYIKSLRHEFSKSKKKGKLPREARQILLDWWTFHYKWPYPTEEEKVGLAEATGLDQKQINNWFINQRKRHWKPSEDMQFSVMDNLYGHDHGPFFITDNDDQM; this is translated from the exons ATGGATGATCATCATGATCATCATGCCTACGCTCCTCAATCCGCCTCCGAATACTGCTCCGACACTCACCTTTCTTACGTATTACCGCCTTCTCAtccaccgccgccgccgccgccgccgacgTCTGCAAACAACCTGATGATATTGAACAATGATCAGAACTTCTCTTCAAACTCCTTTATGCTTCCTTCGAATCAACAACTATTCCTAGGCGTTTCCGCCTTATCGTCATCGGAAACCGCTTCTATCGCCGGAATCGGCTCCGAAGAGAACAACTCCGATACGATTCGCGCCAAAATTGCTTCTCATCCACTCTATCCTAAAGTTGTACAGGCTTTCCTTGATTGCCAGAAG GTTATTGCTCCTCCGGAGATGGCGGACTTCTTACATGATTTCGATCAGAGTAATAGACCAGAATCAGCTTCGCTAGGCACTGATCCCGAGCTCGATGAGTTCATG GAAATTTACTGCGGTATGTTGGCGAAATGCAAGTCCGATCTGGCGAAGCCGTTCGACGAAGCGACTGCGTTTTTGAGGGATACAGAAGCTCAACTTAGCAGTCTCTGTAGCTGTGCTCCCATAAGCAACGTTTCcg ATGGTGGTGGTGCAGGATCATCGGAGGTTGATTCTGGGAAAGAAGGCGATGGAAAGGCATTATTAGTCGGGGATGAATTGAAAGCGGAGGAGTATGAAGAGATTAAGGAAAAACTGGTTTGCAGGTATAGTGGGTACATTAAATCATTGAGGCATGAATTCTCAAAATCGAAGAAGAAAGGGAAGTTACCTAGAGAAGCTAGACAGATTCTTCTTGATTGGTGGACTTTCCACTATAAGTGGCCATACCCCAcg GAAGAGGAGAAAGTGGGTTTGGCGGAGGCCACGGGGCTAGACCAGAAACAGATAAACAACTGGTTCATAAACCAAAGGAAAAGACACTGGAAGCCTTCAGAAGACATGCAGTTTTCAGTTATGGACAACCTTTATGGTCATGATCATGGACCCTTCTTCATTACTGATAATGATGATCAAATGTAG
- the LOC124935991 gene encoding uncharacterized protein LOC124935991, with protein sequence MNSLLLHHHSHIAAVSLQIPAPATALLLAHHHPLQTSHYTLKPQNPIKIKLHQSITPNSHHNPSTQDDGIPVDEVKTLAKFKSRHNYIRVLEVSRRADHPFAGSRLLLLDQPGNIHSISFLFKSLTTTYFDVFATLPPILPPGPIGILGFGAGSAARLLLELYDDRDIHGWELDPSVISVGREFFGLSKLEKQHTDRLFIYIGNAMNATVIGGFAGLLVDLFGKGCLIPELQQRRTWEMLRDRLKIGGRLMVNVGGSCVEPEDSRRNGKTLMNETLKVMDEVFPGQLSVLNLGNRKDDSSIALTGNRPDVEEWKQSLPKSLRFYAGMWTPLKIGD encoded by the coding sequence ATGAATTCgctcctcctccaccaccacaGCCACATCGCCGCCGTTTCCCTCCAAATTCCAGCGCCGGCGACGGCGCTTTTACTCGCCCACCACCACCCTCTACAAACCTCTCACTATACCCTCAAGCCACAAAACCCAATCAAGATCAAACTTCACCAATCCATCACCCCAAACTCTCATCACAACCCCTCAACTCAAGACGACGGAATTCCAGTCGACGAAGTCAAAACCCTCGCCAAATTCAAATCCCGTCACAACTACATCCGAGTCCTAGAAGTATCCCGTCGAGCCGACCACCCCTTTGCCGGTTCTCGTCTCCTCCTTCTCGACCAACCAGGCAACATTCACAGCATCTCCTTCCTTTTCAAATCTCTAACCACAACATACTTCGATGTCTTCGCAACTCTTCCTCCAATTCTCCCTCCCGGTCCAATAGGTATTCTCGGCTTCGGCGCTGGATCCGCCGCCCGATTACTCCTAGAACTTTACGACGACAGAGATATCCACGGCTGGGAACTCGACCCATCAGTTATTTCAGTCGGAAGGGAATTCTTCGGATTATCAAAGCTTGAGAAACAGCACACAGATAGACTCTTCATTTACATCGGCAATGCTATGAACGCGACTGTCATTGGAGGATTCGCTGGATTGCTGGTTGATTTGTTTGGTAAAGGTTGTTTGATTCCCGagcttcaacagaggaggacaTGGGAGATGTTGCGTGATAGACTTAAAATTGGTGGGAGATTGATGGTGAATGTTGGAGGAAGCTGCGTTGAACCGGAGGATTCGAGACGGAATGGGAAGACGTTAATGAATGAAACGTTGAAGGTAATGGATGAGGTTTTTCCTGGGCAATTGTCTGTGCTTAACCTTGGCAATAGAAAGGATGATAGCTCGATTGCTCTCACTGGGAATCGACCCGACGTAGAGGAGTGGAAACAGTCACTGCCTAAGTCTTTGCGATTTTATGCTGGCATGTGGACGCCATTGAAGATCGGGGATTGA